From a single Vitis vinifera cultivar Pinot Noir 40024 chromosome 18, ASM3070453v1 genomic region:
- the LOC100265086 gene encoding probable xyloglucan galactosyltransferase GT17: MSSRKHPSLSSVPQAPGTDGYQGYTFKDKDTHVASVMKPHFKYGLYLFFFLTIWFLLLFFWFPSTKPAVSPPIIQNSNSHVQNPPAEKVQVKLEEKVQVKPAEKAQVKPAEKAHVKPAKKASVLVYVYELPPKFNIGLLKECRRLNVYTDMCPHVANCGLGQPILEMGSSWFATHQFIAEMIFHARMENHPCRTRDPEKADLFYVPFYGGLHASSKFRESNLAARDALAVELVEYIHRQRWWRRNHGADHFLALGRTAWDFMRTDGGTDFGANRLLNLPPVKNMSVLTVERHPWEGSNQYGIPYPSYFHPSTSNEILTWQNRMRLQRRLHLFSFIGAPRNGVEKAAIRDEVIKQCAESARCHLLKCGSGASQCHEPTQVLNVMTQSEFCIQAPGDSFTRRSTFDSFLAGCIPVFVSPHTAYSQYSWFLPSDHTTYSVFIGDENPSIEAELLKIPNDQIQKMRNRVINLIPNLTYIHPNSSDFGFTDAVDVALGKLSDYVKSKLRGHGVTVH, encoded by the coding sequence ATGTCTTCCAGAAAGCACCCATCTCTGTCTTCAGTTCCACAGGCGCCGGGGACGGATGGTTATCAGGGTTACACCTTCAAAGACAAAGACACCCATGTCGCGAGTGTCATGAAACCCCACTTCAAATACGGTCtctatctctttttctttctcaccATCTGGTTTCTTCTGCTTTTCTTCTGGTTTCCCTCCACAAAACCGGCCGTTTCTCCTCCCATTATTCAGAATTCGAATAGTCATGTGCAAAATCCGCCGGCGGAGAAGGTGCAAGTGAAACTGGAGGAGAAAGTGCAGGTGAAACCGGCGGAGAAGGCACAGGTGAAGCCGGCGGAGAAAGCCCATGTGAAGCCGGCGAAGAAAGCGTCGGTATTGGTGTACGTCTATGAACTGCCGCCGAAGTTCAACATTGGTCTCCTCAAGGAGTGCCGCCGTCTGAATGTGTACACGGATATGTGTCCACACGTGGCGAACTGTGGACTTGGGCAGCCGATTTTGGAGATGGGGTCGAGCTGGTTCGCGACCCACCAGTTCATCGCGGAGATGATATTTCACGCGCGGATGGAGAACCATCCATGTCGCACGCGCGATCCGGAGAAGGCGGACTTGTTCTACGTGCCATTTTACGGAGGACTCCACGCATCGAGCAAGTTTCGGGAGAGTAACCTGGCGGCGCGTGATGCTTTAGCGGTGGAACTGGTGGAGTACATCCACCGACAGCGGTGGTGGCGGCGGAATCACGGCGCGGACCACTTCTTGGCGCTGGGGAGGACGGCGTGGGACTTCATGAGAACCGACGGTGGCACTGACTTTGGAGCAAACCGTCTCTTGAATCTGCCACCTGTCAAAAACATGTCGGTGTTGACCGTGGAAAGACACCCATGGGAAGGCTCGAACCAGTACGGCATCCCCTATCCCTCCTACTTCCACCCCTCCACGTCCAACGAGATCCTGACGTGGCAGAACCGTATGCGGCTGCAGCGCCGACTCCACCTCTTCTCTTTTATCGGGGCTCCGAGGAACGGCGTGGAGAAGGCGGCGATCAGGGACGAGGTCATAAAACAGTGCGCCGAGTCAGCACGGTGCCACCTCCTGAAATGCGGCAGCGGAGCGAGTCAATGCCACGAGCCAACTCAGGTGCTCAACGTCATGACCCAGTCGGAGTTCTGCATCCAAGCCCCCGGCGACTCGTTCACGCGACGATCCACCTTCGACTCATTTCTCGCCGGTTGTATCCCGGTCTTTGTCTCACCCCACACAGCGTATTCTCAGTACTCATGGTTCCTCCCATCCGACCACACCACCTACTCCGTCTTCATCGGAGACGAGAACCCCAGCATAGAAGCTGAACTTCTGAAGATTCCAAACGATCAAATACAGAAAATGAGAAACAGAGTCATAAATTTGATTCCAAATCTCACGTATATTCACCCAAACAGTAGTGATTTCGGTTTCACCGACGCCGTCGATGTTGCACTGGGGAAATTGTCCGATTACGTGAAGTCCAAGTTACGAGGACATGGCGTGACGGTCCATTGA